One genomic segment of Hallerella porci includes these proteins:
- a CDS encoding RBBP9/YdeN family alpha/beta hydrolase — MHYLIIPGLNNSGPKHWQSFWEKSLPDVSRVHQENWEHPEKEDWVNRLSHYIAELTSDTILVAHSLGVVTTVEWLVKYQNPLIRGAFLVAPADADHVDIIRSFAPIPLQKLPVPSMVVASENDEYVTFERAQEFAKAWGSQLENVGRLGHINAKTDLGEWPAGKALLQKFENSIKL, encoded by the coding sequence ATGCATTATTTGATTATTCCTGGATTAAATAATTCTGGCCCGAAACATTGGCAAAGTTTTTGGGAGAAAAGTCTTCCGGATGTAAGCCGTGTTCACCAAGAAAATTGGGAACATCCCGAAAAAGAAGACTGGGTGAATCGCCTTTCGCATTATATCGCCGAACTCACTTCGGATACGATTCTCGTCGCACACAGTTTAGGCGTCGTTACAACCGTCGAATGGTTGGTGAAGTATCAAAATCCGTTAATTCGCGGGGCTTTTCTCGTCGCCCCTGCCGATGCCGATCACGTGGACATTATCCGCTCTTTTGCGCCGATACCTCTTCAAAAGCTTCCGGTTCCGTCGATGGTTGTCGCAAGCGAAAACGATGAATATGTGACCTTTGAACGCGCTCAAGAATTTGCAAAAGCGTGGGGTTCGCAATTAGAAAACGTCGGACGTCTCGGGCATATCAATGCGAAAACCGATCTCGGCGAATGGCCTGCGGGCAAAGCGCTTCTCCAAAAATTTGAAAATTCGATAAAACTTTAA
- a CDS encoding alanine/glycine:cation symporter family protein has translation MVENINQILDSVDGIVWGIPLIVIILFVGLLLTIRLGGLQVANLKNALRYAIRSENEGDGDVSSFEALCTALAATIGTGNIVGVATAIGTGGPGALFWMEVAAFLGMATKYAEGLLAVKYRTVGNDGKILGGPFYYIQCGIKERFGWNFKWLAVLFAIFGVCAGLMGIGTITQINGIASAANSVIPSGTFLTVGAHNISYTTAIAGLVISLCTAFVIIGGIRRIAKVASIIVPFMGIFYIIACVTILLLNFSHISTAIETIVRAAFNPAAVTGGVVGSIFIAMQKGIARGIFSNEAGLGSAPIAAAAAKTKEPVRQGLVCMTGTFIDTIIICTMTGLVIVIGGTWEPSLGLEGVNITMEAFRKGLAFIPGGATVAPYLLTVSLAFFAFTTILGWAYYSERCLQFLIGKSKTKKLIYRWLYVAAVFIGPYLTVSAVWTIADIFNGLMAFPNLVALILLSGIVARETKQFLAKFEK, from the coding sequence ATCGTGGAAAATATCAACCAAATTTTAGATTCCGTTGACGGCATCGTCTGGGGAATTCCTCTTATCGTTATCATCCTTTTTGTGGGGCTTTTGCTCACCATCCGCTTAGGCGGTTTACAAGTTGCGAACTTAAAAAATGCGCTCCGTTATGCGATTCGCAGCGAAAACGAAGGCGATGGCGACGTTTCTAGTTTTGAAGCTCTTTGCACAGCGCTTGCCGCAACGATTGGAACCGGTAACATCGTCGGCGTTGCGACCGCAATCGGAACGGGCGGACCGGGCGCTCTTTTTTGGATGGAAGTCGCTGCGTTTTTAGGAATGGCGACGAAATATGCCGAAGGTCTTCTCGCTGTCAAATACCGCACCGTGGGAAATGACGGAAAAATTCTCGGCGGTCCATTCTATTACATTCAATGCGGCATCAAAGAACGTTTCGGTTGGAATTTCAAATGGTTAGCGGTTCTCTTCGCTATCTTCGGCGTTTGCGCAGGCCTCATGGGAATCGGAACGATTACGCAAATTAACGGTATCGCTTCGGCGGCAAATTCCGTCATTCCTTCGGGCACATTTTTAACGGTCGGCGCGCACAATATCTCTTATACGACAGCGATTGCAGGCCTTGTGATTTCTCTTTGCACAGCGTTTGTGATTATCGGAGGCATTCGCCGCATCGCAAAAGTCGCTTCGATTATTGTGCCGTTTATGGGGATTTTTTACATCATCGCTTGCGTCACCATTTTGCTTCTCAACTTCTCGCACATTTCGACTGCGATTGAAACGATTGTCCGCGCTGCATTTAATCCGGCAGCGGTGACAGGTGGCGTTGTCGGCTCGATTTTCATCGCGATGCAAAAAGGAATTGCCCGTGGCATTTTCAGTAACGAAGCGGGTTTGGGTTCGGCTCCGATTGCAGCGGCTGCAGCCAAAACAAAAGAACCGGTGCGTCAAGGACTTGTCTGCATGACGGGAACATTCATCGATACGATTATCATTTGTACGATGACCGGCCTCGTCATTGTCATCGGCGGCACTTGGGAACCGTCTCTTGGACTCGAAGGCGTAAACATTACGATGGAAGCTTTCCGCAAAGGTCTTGCATTCATCCCGGGCGGCGCTACCGTTGCGCCGTATCTTCTCACGGTTTCGCTCGCATTCTTCGCCTTTACAACGATTCTCGGCTGGGCGTATTATTCCGAAAGATGTTTACAATTCCTCATCGGAAAAAGCAAAACGAAAAAACTCATTTACCGTTGGCTTTATGTCGCAGCTGTTTTCATCGGACCTTATTTGACCGTTTCTGCGGTTTGGACGATTGCCGATATTTTCAACGGCTTAATGGCTTTCCCGAACTTGGTTGCGCTCATTTTGCTCAGCGGAATCGTCGCCCGCGAAACGAAACAATTCCTAGCGAAATTTGAAAAATAA
- the lgt gene encoding prolipoprotein diacylglyceryl transferase — translation MPEFSWWNLIPTHFDGIAIQLGNFPVHWYGLMYLFAFATCYFVIWKMNLKQNVGIKKEQMDSFVSWVIAGILIGARLGYVLFYNPMHYLTNPLEIIMPFRYDAVEGFIFVGISGMSYHGGLIGAILFGILGMKRNKMPIWETLNLGFLAVPLGYSWGRWGNFVNGELYGEVTTSPIGMLFPMAHDLQLRHPSQLYEMTFEGIILFGILFWLSHYKLFKKQMFPLYLIGYGTFRFFIEFFRHPDNFLGRNDLIGMSRGQSLCFLMIVTGIAIFIWEHKRELKTNLSAKTKNP, via the coding sequence ATGCCAGAGTTTTCTTGGTGGAATTTAATTCCCACACACTTTGACGGAATTGCAATTCAGCTGGGTAATTTCCCCGTGCATTGGTACGGACTCATGTATTTGTTCGCCTTTGCCACTTGCTATTTCGTCATTTGGAAAATGAATTTAAAGCAAAATGTCGGCATCAAAAAAGAACAGATGGACAGTTTCGTTTCGTGGGTGATCGCGGGCATTTTAATCGGCGCGCGCCTCGGCTACGTTCTCTTTTATAATCCGATGCATTATCTCACAAATCCGCTCGAAATCATTATGCCGTTCCGCTACGACGCCGTCGAAGGATTTATCTTCGTCGGCATTTCGGGCATGTCTTATCACGGCGGACTTATCGGCGCAATTCTCTTTGGCATTCTCGGGATGAAGCGCAACAAAATGCCGATTTGGGAAACTTTAAATCTCGGATTTTTAGCGGTTCCGCTCGGCTACAGTTGGGGACGTTGGGGAAATTTTGTCAACGGAGAACTTTACGGCGAAGTCACGACAAGTCCGATCGGAATGCTTTTCCCGATGGCGCACGATTTGCAACTGCGTCATCCGTCGCAACTTTACGAGATGACTTTCGAAGGAATTATTCTCTTCGGCATTCTCTTTTGGCTCAGCCATTACAAATTATTTAAAAAGCAAATGTTTCCGCTTTATCTCATCGGCTACGGCACATTCCGTTTCTTCATCGAATTTTTCCGCCATCCGGATAATTTCCTCGGGCGCAATGATTTGATTGGAATGAGCCGCGGACAATCTTTGTGTTTTTTAATGATCGTCACAGGCATTGCGATTTTCATCTGGGAACACAAACGCGAACTGAAGACAAATTTGTCAGCAAAAACAAAAAATCCTTAA
- a CDS encoding penicillin-binding transpeptidase domain-containing protein: protein MRPSKPLPRNIRLINRAILLVAVLFCILQCSRCAFQKDDENSENVTTKNEKVLSDSAATFDTLSVKNSAINSSSAPAKISVSDSSKKPDLSHVYAQRDTGLAHMMDTYLRRFHPDNALYLVVNAKTNEIIAWGERKDSTIQTEPDFLSQATFPAASLAKTITIAAAFESKRYSIHSEVPLIGSAHTLYKRQLKVPENYCGPISAVHLAYAKSFNPPIALIGMNVGAKRLKSAAEKFGFNRNFPAGIPERSQYSPPDSGYGLAEVACGFTQSTTLSPLQAAGIARAILMEKPFEIPWEKNGARGSGSKNHAPTQPIALGIERFSENAYIGLKQAMLATVTEGTSRKHISSKNISRKVFSDLDIGGKTGSLDGENPKGRYDWFMGFAKSRSNPDKAIAIVVMQVHGRFRTQVASQVAALLINYWAKEK, encoded by the coding sequence GCGAAACATTCGCCTCATCAATCGAGCCATTCTTCTAGTCGCAGTCCTTTTTTGCATTTTACAATGTTCGCGCTGCGCTTTTCAAAAAGACGATGAAAATAGCGAAAATGTTACGACAAAAAATGAGAAAGTTTTGTCGGATTCTGCGGCGACATTTGATACTCTTTCGGTAAAAAATTCCGCGATAAATTCTTCGTCTGCGCCTGCAAAAATTTCCGTTTCCGATTCCTCGAAAAAGCCCGATCTTTCGCACGTTTACGCGCAACGCGATACGGGACTCGCCCATATGATGGACACTTACTTGCGGCGTTTTCATCCGGACAATGCGCTTTATTTAGTCGTCAATGCGAAGACAAATGAAATCATCGCTTGGGGCGAACGGAAAGATTCGACGATTCAAACCGAGCCCGATTTTCTTTCACAGGCGACATTCCCCGCGGCAAGTCTTGCGAAAACGATTACGATTGCTGCGGCATTTGAATCCAAGCGCTATTCGATTCACAGCGAAGTGCCGTTAATCGGTAGCGCGCACACCCTTTACAAACGCCAACTAAAAGTGCCCGAAAATTATTGCGGTCCGATTTCTGCAGTGCACTTAGCTTATGCGAAATCTTTTAATCCGCCAATTGCTCTCATCGGGATGAATGTCGGCGCGAAGCGTTTAAAATCGGCGGCAGAAAAATTTGGATTTAATCGAAATTTCCCCGCAGGAATTCCCGAACGCAGTCAATACTCCCCCCCGGATTCGGGCTATGGACTCGCCGAAGTCGCTTGCGGTTTTACGCAGAGCACAACTCTTTCGCCTTTACAAGCGGCAGGAATTGCCCGCGCCATTCTCATGGAAAAGCCTTTTGAAATTCCGTGGGAAAAGAACGGCGCACGCGGAAGCGGTTCGAAAAATCATGCGCCGACGCAACCGATTGCACTCGGCATCGAACGCTTTTCGGAAAACGCTTACATCGGACTCAAGCAAGCGATGCTTGCGACGGTAACCGAAGGCACTTCCCGCAAACACATTTCCTCAAAAAATATTTCGCGGAAAGTTTTTAGCGATTTAGACATCGGTGGAAAAACCGGTTCCCTCGACGGCGAAAATCCCAAAGGTCGCTACGATTGGTTTATGGGATTTGCCAAAAGCCGTTCCAATCCCGATAAAGCGATTGCGATTGTCGTGATGCAAGTGCACGGGAGATTCCGCACACAAGTTGCGTCTCAAGTCGCAGCGCTTCTCATCAATTACTGGGCTAAGGAGAAATAA